CTGTGTTCATAcagtaataaactcctaattcatCTGCAGTCacattattaataaccagaccatgtttaaactgcactgaatatttctttctgaatgatttattatggTAAAAAGGTGAAAAGGTTGAGAATGATCGTAGAATGACTGTTGGAGGATCTGCTGCTTTCAGTAAAATCCAATAAACCTCAGTTTCATCAAGATCACAGTTTATGATCACATTTGATCCCAGATCAGTAAATAGATCTGACACTGCATACTGACAACAGATTAATACATCTGTaagataaacaataaacaataaaataaaaacaggaatcaTAATTATGATTACTCTTTTACAACCACTTTGAATCATAAGAGAAACTAACACAAagtatgtgtaaatgtgtacatatatacataatgtCATAAACTCACAGAGCTGAAGCTGAAGTCTGCTGCAActctgaagaaaaaacagaaaaagctTCTGCCACATCAGTCAGAGGAAGTCAAGTTTGCTGACCACACTTTACAAACTGTTTTCAGCACCTGATGCCCAACACAAACTGTAGTCCTAAAACACCTCCATCATCACTTTATTTAACAAGTTGagcatgtttattttgtgtgtatgtgtgtacctgGTATTCCCTATGTGATGGGGTCCAAATGTCCCCACATTTATAGTACATTTATAGTTTGccttttgtgaaaatgtttaggTCCCCATGAGAAAAACAGCGTATAAGTCATAAAGAAattttgaaaatcaaaaaatAGCAGAAAGTTTTGTGTGAGTTTTAGCTTTAGGGGTATGTGTAAAGGGAACACAAAACCAGTACAGCTACGGAATGTCCCCACAGTGATAGGAATACCAGTGTGTGCGCGTGTACACACACtgtttttccatatatatatatttaaacatattagaCAAACCCACCTCAATAATCAAAACTAGCAACAAATTCCCATTACCACCTGGCCCCACTCACATAATGAACACAAACGAGTTGCATCAAATAGGGATACAGCTAAAAGAAAATTATTGCCCGAAgctgaacaaaatgaaacactgggTCAAaggccgatatatatatatatatatatatatatatatatatatatatatatatatatatatatatatatatatatatatatatatatatatcatggaaAAAGATAGATTACTCTTTATTTctttgtgttcatcttcagttctctcttcacatcagttcagtcagtgtactttttgagtaaatgaattactccaggatattggtttgtttgaactcagagggagtgtcagacacattaaaaaagtaattttttatgaaaatttgtAATTGATGtgcattggagacgcgaaccgtttaaaacaattcagtttgatttggtgaactggttcaaaaagatccatttacatcgaatgattcgttggcgaaccggatatcacaaactgctttgtattgaactctctctctcacaacagacacggaagagaagacaatgctgaataaagtcatagtttttgttatttttggaccaaaatgtattttcgatgcttcagcaaattctaactgaccctctgatgtcacatggactactttgatgatgtttttcttacctttctggacatggacagtataccgtacacacagcttcaatggagggactgagagctctcggactaaatctaacatatcttaaactgtgtttcgaagataaaaggaggtcttacgggtttggaacgacatgagggtaagttattaattacataaatttaattattgggtgaacgatccctttaatcTTCAACTGTCAAACATACATTTAGTGTTCCTGtactgtagctcaattggtagaccaaggttgggggttcgattccccgggaacacatgataggtaaaaattgatagcctgaatgcactgtaagtcgctttgtataaaagcgtctgctaaatgcataaatttagttttaattttacatttatgggACTATTCATTGGCTGAGCCAATTATGGCCAATGTGTGGCTCTGGACTTGTCGGGTGACCCTGATTTCACCAAgtaaaacatgttcctggatcgacatccttgttgatcctggaacaaaatTCCAATCAATAAATCAGAATCGAgggataacttttcagaaaatatctgattTAGGCTTGCAACCAGAGTTAGGTGTTTCTATAATTTCTtcctgattttaggaataaattatagggttaggtttaggggtagggatcgggttttagttcatatttttggacagtaatgttgatccaggtacatgtcttacttggcaaaatcacggcgacctgACTTGTCTGTTATGCAGATCTTGGCCACAACAGGAACATCATTCTTTATAGAGTAAACTGCTTGCAAACTGTAaatggaacagaaaaaaaaaaaaaatactggttaCTGTTTTGAAATGTACTGATCTTTCACGTAATGACTACTGAACCCATCAGAACCATTTCTGAAATAGATTTACCATTGTGTATGCTACTTAAGGTACAGTGTGCGTGACTAACTAGCTATCCAACCTCTTTTGCAATGAGGAAAGTAAACCTTTGACCTTCACAGCCTCTGGAGGGCAGCAGAGGACAATAGCAATTTAAAGAATAAGGAACATTGGTTTTTGCTGAAGGTGAAATGGTGTTATACTAATAATAGTTGTTAACaacaataacataacataatgcaacatttttatattttctgggTCAAGCATTTAGTGAAATGTGATACTACTgtagaaaaaaatgtttactatttCTTACTCAGAAGAGTTGGTGATGTTAATAACATTAGAATAGGAAATTGATGGAAAAGGCAGATTGTATTTccctgttattttaaataacttgtttcactctctctctctcaggatggGAATGGAATCTCAGCCAAACAAGGCACACAAAAGTCAATGGtatcatggtgtgtgtgtgtgcgtgtgagggagtaagagagagagtgagagagaaacagatcCAGGTTTATGGAAAATAAGAACATCTTCAGAGCAGGAAACAAAATTCTCAAACATTTAACTTAAATAAACCTtgcttatttggtaaacttgttttatgaaacaggcaGCTCCTGGCAAAAAATCCTAAAACCAATAATTGAACCAATCCATTATAAAATTTGAAAGAGCATCCAAAAAGGAAATATCAAACAACacatgaaaaactgaaataagacATACACTTTATTAATCACATAAAAATGATCCCAGTTCATGCAAAGCTGAAGTCCTACAATGCCAGAAGCAGAACATGAACATTAGTTTTCACTGGAAAGATGCCAAGAAATCACCGTCCAGAAGCAAGTACTGAAATTGTGGACTTATTTGGGAGAAAACTCCAGCATGGAGCAAAATAAATATCAGGCTAAAGCATAGTCAGGCAGTGGAAACTACAATCAGAAATAAACATCTTAACATGTCTGCatgtatgattttttaaaacattatcttaatttacataaaattacataGTTTTGTTCATAGTACGTTCCAGTAATAGCTGATGCCATGGCAATACTATGCTACAAAGCTTTATTTGTAATGACTTGAATGGACAGAGAGAGTCGAAACAACAGGGAAATACAATTTGTATAATACAATAAGCACGTAGAACTATAAAGTAGAATGCTTGAGAATCACACTTATCTTCAGCAAACAGTATGGATCAGGAATTAATGAATCAGATTatccattaaataaaaataaataaacgataCAAAATAGACGTAATATTTGCAAAcacaacaaagaaaataaaacttgTGGAAAAGAAACATAATTATTAAGCCACTAACACATTATCAGAATCAGTCATCCTTCAATTTTAAACAATTTCCTGTTTCAATATCACATATGCAATGTGACGCAAACAGCAAGAATATAAAAGTACAAAACAGTTCCTGACACCAGAATGAAACACTGAAAGCTGTAACAATTACTTTTGaaacttttacacatttatttctgtctgttcttttttttcagtcatgaCAGGAGAAATTAaaacagctttaattttttttctatagagGAAACCGGCTATGAtcaatattactattactacaGGTGCTGTGATGTAAACCCAGAGTAAAGACGATGATTTCACCACATCTGTTCCTGGTTTTTGGGTTTCTTGACCAGCTGATATAGTTACACTTTCTGTTGTTGGCactgcaaagaaagaaagaaagaaagaaagaaagaaagaaagaaagaaagaaagaaagaaagaaagaaagaaagaaagaaagaaagaaagaaagaaagaaaaagataacTGCAATGTGACAAATGCAACAGATCTGTCTGTAATGTTTATACAGCAACACTCAGACTGAAAAGAACATTACTAGTgaacttttttaaaaatgaatatcaaTCAACCATTACTACACACCGTTGATGATCAGCACCACAGTCTTATATTCAGATGAGCGTGTGATGAGACAGATGTATCTTCCTGCATCCGCTTGATTGAGATCAGTGAGTCTGATGCTGAAGTTTCCTCTCACATACTCTTCAGAAAAAGGTTTAACTCTGTTCTTGTATCGTGGATCCTGTTGCTCTACTGAATCTAAACCATTGATTATATCAAACACATTCTTGGTGTCATTCTGTCTCCAAAACACATTCATGTCTTGAAGTTTATGATCAAGTTTAGATGAAGAACACGGCAGGAGAACAGAACCACCAAAGAAACCATCTACTGTGACCTGCAGAGAGACTGAAATCACACAAACTGTAactgttaatacacaatataacattcatacacttttttgcatgtttgttttaatGCCATGTCAGATTATTTGGCAATTCATGGCAAGAAAACATACTTAAGTTAAATTTTAGATACAAAATATATGACACATTTTGCTAAAAATTCTAAAACAGGTATTAACTTGTTTAAAACCTTTTCACAAggtataaacaaaataaaactagaaGACATctagaaatattttaaaccagtaactgttttatatgaatattaaacgTCATTCGGATGTTCACCTTTGTGTATCATCAGTGCAGACACACAGATGAAGTAGAATCTGTAGAAACAGAAATAATTTCCATTAATTTCTTGTTGCTAAACCAGTAGATCACCACATTAGCAATAAGATCATCTGAGATAATCACATAATCACCATGACCTCCACCCCAGTTAGTCTAAATCGCACAAAACATGTGTCATTCGTTTGTGCTTGATTTGTGCCGGTTTGTGCTGTTGAAATGAACGTCATATATTTCATCTTCTtggaaataacaaaaacaattctGGGCAGTGATGTCACTCTCCACCCCATGGCGTCCAGATCTCTCCAAAACGGTGTCATTCGTTTGTGCTCGATTTGTGCTGTTAAAAGAAACCCTGTAACTATGACCGCttttttaatataacaaaaataaactttttacgaACAGTGACGTCACTCTCCACCCCACGGCATCCAAATCTCGCCGTTCATTTGTGCTGGTTTGTGCCCATTTGTGCtgttaaaattaacattctgTCTATATCCCCTCCTTtagaaataacaaatataattcaGGGCAGTGACGTCACTCTCCACCCCACCTCATCTAAATCGCACCAAACCGGTGTCTTTCATTTGTGCTCGATTTGTGCCGTTGAAAGAAACACTGCAACTACGATCCCCTCTTAAACATAAGAAActttttaagttcacttacaTAACTGTCCTCCCCATATGGTCCAAATCTTTGCAAAACTGTGCTGCTTGTTTTAGCTTGATGTGTGCAGGTTTGTGCTgttactagggatgcacgatcatgatttttcatggccaatTCAGATACcgatttttttgttatttctaaGAAGATGAAATATATTTGACGTTCATTTCAACAGCACAAATCGAGCACAAACGAATGACACACGTTTTGTGCGATTTAGACGAACTGGGGTGGAGAGTGATAGATAGATACATTGTTTGTTTTAACGGCACAAACGGGCACAAATATCTCAAACACCAAACCAGCACAAACATTTGTTTCTGCGGCACAAATCAGCACAAACGCAGCACAAACGAATGGCATAGTTTTGGTGATTATTTCTTTTTATGGGGTGCCAACTTCACGGAGGAAATCTACTCAAAAATATGTTGGTTAAAAATACTCAATATTGCGATCAAATACTCTTGTGAGAGCCAGATGGTGTAGTTTGTAGAAGAAGCTTCAGTTTACTAGCTGCACAAACtaaaagcatgatgggaaattcTGACGATACACCTTAACCCATATCTCTTAGAGTAAAAATTTGGTTTGGTTTCATAAAACATGTTAGTCTTTTCCTACttgaaataaatttttataaaatgttctccTGTCATGTACATTCAAGACGAAGTGTTTGGCTCCTAATGCCAAGTAGGCCTGTCGAGATTGTGGATGTTTACATCGCAATTGATAttgcattgtacttgcactactgctttattttaatacagcgcagcatattttgcaagtaactttGTTGCCCTTTCTGGCGAAATGGTCCCACATAGTAGCCTACTTTTCCATCTAttcatttggcttgctcagctaaatatgtctgCAGTCATGTGGTTGCACGTGTCAACGTGCCCAgtgagttaacacacacacacacacacacatatatatatatacacagtggggctcgaaagtttgggcaccccttgtagaatctgtgaaaatatgagtaattttcaaaaaataagagagatcatactaaatgcatgttatattttatttagtactgtcctgagtaagatattgtgcataaaagatattaatatttagtccacaagacaaaaaaaatgctgaaattattaaaataaccccactcaaaagtttgggaacccttggttcttaatactgtgtgtggtcacctgatgatcctcgactgtctttctgttttgtgatggttgtgcatgagtcccttgtttgttctgaacagttaaactgagcagcgttcttcagaaaaatctttaaggtcctgcagattcttcagttttccagcatctttgcatatttgaaccctttccagcagtgactttatgattttgagatacaccttatcacactgaggacatttgagggactcaaacacaactatttaaaaagattcaaacattcactgatgctccagaaggaaacaagatgcattaagagctggggggtgaaaacttttgaacacgatgaagatggccaaatttgtcttattttgttgaaatataatttttttccatttagttctgcccttcgcaagcaacagaagatacttgtatgtttcccggtacacaaattaggtacaatttaccttgatcttcaaattctgaaagttttcacccccagctcttaatgcatcttgtttccttctggagcatcagtgaatgtttgaatctttttaaatagctgtgtttgagtccctcaaatgtcctcagtctgaaaagatacatctcaaaatcataaagtcactgctggaaagggttcaaatatgcaaagatgctggaaaactgaagaatctgcaggaccttaaagatttttctgaagaacgctgctcagtttaactgttcagaacaaacaagggactcatgcacaaccatcacaaaacagaaagacagtcgaggatcatcaggtgaccacacacagtactaagaaccaagggttcccaaacttttgagtggggttattttaataatttcagcattttttttgtcttgtggaataaatgttaaaatattttatgtacatatcttactcaggacagtactaaataaaatataacatgcatttagtatgatctctcttattttttgaaaattactcatcttttcacagattctgcaaggggtgcccaaactttcgatccccactgtatatatatatatatatatatatatatatatatatatatatatatatatatatatatatatatatatataattaacatgcagcaaaaaaaaaatcacttttgctTTATTTGAACAAAGCTTTATGctggagaaatatatttttttgcatatggCCTGTTGaggctttgtttgtttgtttgtttgtttacaaatgTCCTAACTGGCATGTCTGAGCCTAACGTTTAATATTTTAGTAGTTTAATTGAAGTGCAATTTACATCCattctatttattgtttttggtATTCACTCATGTGCATTCTTTTTAACAGAGACTGAGAGTCCATTGGTTTTGGTTGTTTTGTTCATTgtggacatttaaaatgtttttcattttcagtgtttaatATTATTCAGAAATAAACTTTTATTGATCTTTGGAAAGAAGTACCTGcattattatgccattatcattatattatttgaaaatggtcttagaacgacaatattatcgtttatcgcaataatttcttggacaatttattgTCTAGCAAAATgtgttatcgtgacaggcctaatCTCAAGTTCTTTAATTGTCATATAACACTCATTAGGACATTTTTATTCACTGATACTGATTATTTATAATGACATCTGTGATACCAATAGTTTGTGGTTCTGCTTTTTAACATGGTCTCAAATTAATGATATTTACACAATTATTAAATATAGTGTTTATTCTCCCTATATCAGCAGTTTcacttctaaacaaaaaacacattattcacATTATCATTCTTAACTTAATGTTATTTCtcaaatttcaaatatttcttGTAGTTTTTTCCATGGTTTAACCATAGTATTATAGTATAGTatttcgtatatatatatatatatatatatatatatatatatatatatatatatatatatatatatatatatatatatatatatatatatatatatatatatattgtgacgagtcagctgcctcctccctgattatcaccggcaccccgtcctaaatcgccgcccttcaccaggctcccgactggagtgggtgtgtgagaggaggggcgctggacgagtcagggctggcggcgtgtgatggggcacacctgaaggaagtggagcctcatcaccgccgctgtttaaaagcccaacgcgcctctcctcaggagaccggtctcttccccgtgcatgcacgctggtgtccttgtgggtccaggaagggtgcgttgagggactcccgcgccacaagagacgtgagcagccggacccgcgatccggaggagaaccgcacccgtttacacggccgacgggccaggatgccgggccgtccatcccctgccagcgccgcggccgacgagtgagatgcggccgctagaggaagccgccgcccctcgcgccccggaccgaggaggggagcgcgtgcggccgccggactccgccccttacctggacccttcctccatgaacactgcccgacctacacaaaccccgcagcacgacgaggacaacagattccctgttattttgtacacttttcccctttggccacttttattccctgtcattttatgatttctgttaataaaagcctctccgaggcctgacgccacgcccactgtgtctgtcttgtgctcctcccgtgactatatatatatatatatatatatatatatatatatatatatattagagctgcaactaacgattattttttctgtcgactaatctaatgattattttttcgattagtcgactactcTAACAATTtctattacaataaataattactctaatgttgtttttttattagctaatgaatcctttggataactttacaaaaaaatataagtacaacttctaatataatatttcaatctTTATTCGTTTAACCAATGTGGtttaagtttttacagtatacaaaaataaagagacaaagaaaattattttactatggtaaatatgagtttacgatagtgtttataattaaaccacagtagccacaaatttacagttgtctgagacgtcatgaaatctttagcatcacaaaccataaaatgtggtcagggttctgctatggtttagcatggtttccagaaaTCAGGAGCTGATTCTGGGTCGCtaggtggtttgtgactgttgtctcgcggcacGCTGTCTTTTAAGGAGCCGTTCACACATCGCTTCTTTTGCgtactcaagttcgttatttccaatgtaggcgtgtggtatgcgcgctcataatggaagcgacacggTCATGTCGCGCACGCAAAAACAGgcacgtccgcaccgcatcgagttaaaaacatctcaacttttcagaatgccacaagcgcaccgtgggtcatgtgacaagaactaaccaatcagtttcattctttcccgtaacaacgttgaaagctcagctaagatgatggaacagctgatcatagctgtatatgtatatatatatatatatatatatatatatgtgcgcaagcgatttttagtgctgcaaatccatttatcctttgctgaaatttccgcgtcttcatggagagagcatgtCATGTCAACAACAGACATcccaggggcgcaactgcccgagtgctttggaaagaaggcAAAAGCGGCgtgactagcgttttccacgcgtttttaggcgcgatatgtgaacggtccCTAACGCCaccttcacactggcagttgaaatcagctCCGATACGGCTACAAAACGAccagaagtcattcatttcctatggagaTTCGCAGACCGCATGCGAATGGCTACAAACCGGGTCCGAACGTGTGCGGtgcgaaaaaaaaaagtgtccgtTGGTCATCCGgatgtgttaaaatattttaactcttGCGAAAGGCTACGAACGGTTCCTATCCGACAATTCCAGCGGAAGTTGGCGTTGCTATGGTACTGATAAAACAAACCTGAAttcataacttttaataaaataaatgatgattttATAACGATAagttgtcatgtcattttttattttcatgattttctaacattataaagggcagttaatacaattaaaaggAATAATTAAATATCGTGCCCCCCGCTCTCGAACACACTCGGTCTCTCTCGCTCGAGTGCAGGGTTGTTGCAGCCCTATATACCACTATATCACATTTAGCTGACCTGACATGCACATTCAGATACAGACAATATCAATCGTTCTAATCTCTCTGCCATTTTTGTTCTACTTGCTTCCGAAGCTTTTCAGCG
This DNA window, taken from Carassius auratus strain Wakin chromosome 22, ASM336829v1, whole genome shotgun sequence, encodes the following:
- the LOC113039969 gene encoding CD276 antigen homolog — its product is MITRFYFICVSALMIHKVSLQVTVDGFFGGSVLLPCSSSKLDHKLQDMNVFWRQNDTKNVFDIINGLDSVEQQDPRYKNRVKPFSEEYVRGNFSIRLTDLNQADAGRYICLITRSSEYKTVVLIINVPTTESVTISAGQETQKPGTDVVKSSSLLWVYITAPVVIVILIIAGFLYRKKIKAVLISPVMTEKKEQTEINV